The following proteins are encoded in a genomic region of Hirundo rustica isolate bHirRus1 chromosome 15, bHirRus1.pri.v3, whole genome shotgun sequence:
- the LOC120759571 gene encoding cytochrome P450 2K1-like: MALQSFLQDVGSSSLLCLAVGLFALLYFLSSSKKSVCNLPPGPRPLPLIGNLNVVDLKKPFRSLTELSKIYGNVFTVHFGPRKVVVLAGYETIKDALLNHAEEFGERAEIPIFRKITQGNGIAFSHGELWKATRRFTLSTLRDFGMGKRTLEIRILEEVNSLIKYFESYHGKPFDTKMILNNAVSNVICSILFGERFEYDDPVFLTLLKLINQNTKLLGSPMVQLYNFYPSLGFLSGASKTVLQNISELNAFLQKLFQEHKEELNENDLTGFVDAFLVKQKQESKKQHTAFSNGNLMFSTLDLFAAGTETTSTTVRWGLLLMMKYPEIQRKIQEEMNHVIEPGELPRLEDRKKMPYTEAVIHEIQRFANIVPMGVSRSTPRDVNFRGYVIPKGIEIIPLLTSALNDELHWKTPDQFNPSHFLDANGNFIRREAFIPFSVGRRACLGEGLAKMELFLFFSGLLRKFVFQPPPGVDKSDLDLTADVGFTLTPMPHLVCAVPCE; this comes from the exons ATGGCCCTGCAGAGTTTCCTGCAGGACGTGGGCTCCAGCTCGCTGCTCTGTTTGGCAGTAGGGCTGTTTGCTCTCCTTTACTTTCTCTCCAGCTCCAAGAAGTCGGTTTGCAATTTGCCCCCTGGGCCACGACCTCTTCCTCTGATTGGGAACCTGAACGTGGTGGACCTGAAAAAGCCGTTCCGGTCGCTGACAGAG CTCTCCAAGATATATGGCAATGTCTTCACGGTGCATTTCGGACCCAGGAAGGTCGTGGTGCTGGCTGGGTATGAAACCATCAAGGATGCCCTTTTAAATCATGCTGAAGAGTTTGGAGAGAGGGCAGAAATACCCATATTTAGGAAAATCACACAAGGAAATG GCATAGCATTCAGCCATGGAGAGCTATGGAAAGCCACGAGAAGATTTACCTTGTCCACACTGCGAGATTTCGGAATGGGAAAGAGAACGCTTGAGATCCGAATCCTGGAGGAAGTAAATTCCCTTATCAAATATTTTGAATCCTATCATG GGAAACCATTTGATACGAAAATGATACTCAACAATGCTGTATCCAATGTCATCTGCTCTATATTGTTTGGAGAGAGGTTTGAATATGATGATCCAGTATTTCTAACTTTGCTGAAGCTGATAAATCAAAATACTAAGTTGTTGGGCTCCCCTATGGTGCAG TTATATAACTTCTACCCATCCCTTGGATTTCTGTCTGGAGCTTCCAAGACCGTGCTACAGAATATCAGTGAATTGAACGCTTTTCTCCAGAAGCTCTTCCAGGAACACAAAGAGGAGCTTAATGAAAACGATTTAACAGGCTTTGTTGATGCCTTTCTGGTGAAGcaaaaacag GAGTCAAAGAAACAACACACTGCTTTCAGCAATGGAAACCTGATGTTTTCAACCCTGGACCTCTTTGCTGCTGGGACTGAGACTACATCCACAACTGTGCGCTGGGGGCTGCTTCTGATGATGAAATACCCAGAGATTCAGA GAAAGATTCAGGAAGAAATGAACCATGTCATTGAACCAGGAGAGCTGCCCAGGTTGGAGGACCGGAAAAAAATGCCTTATACAGAAGCAGTAATACATGAAATACAAAGGTTTGCCAATATTGTCCCCATGGGCGTATCACGATCCACTCCCAGAGATGTGAATTTCCGAGGCTATGTGATTCCTAAG GGTATTGAGATTATCCCACTGCTGACCTCTGCTCTGAATGATGAGTTACACTGGAAAACCCCGGATCAGTTCAACCCTTCCCATTTCCTGGATGCCAATGGGAACTTCATTAGGAGAGAAGCATTTATTCCATTCTCCGTAG GACGAAGGGCTTGCCTTGGTGAAGGACTGGCCAAAATGGAGCTGTTCCTCTTCTTTTCGGGCTTGCTCCGCAAATTTGTTTTCCAACCTCCTCCAGGAGTGGATAAGTCAGACCTGGATCTCACTGCTGATGTCGGCTTTACCTTGACTCCCATGCCTCACCTGGTTTGTGCTGTGCCCTGTGAATGA
- the LOC120759572 gene encoding cytochrome P450 2W1-like: MSFLISFLSDPVLVCLLCAAVLLAVAYFSAGYKNSAFKLPPGPTPLPIIGNLHLVDLRRQDKSLMKLAEKYGPIFTLHFGFQKVVVLTGYEVVREALVNYTEEFVDRPSIPIFDQIQNGNGLFFSIGELWRTTRRFTVSSMRNLGMGKQMIEGRIFEELHFLIEMIKSFKGEPFSLPSFNCAPINVTFVMLFGDRFDYKDPTFLTLLRLIDEVMILLGSPNLNYFNFYPFLGFLFKTHKIMLKKIEDVRVILRQYMKASREDINENSVRSYIDALIFKQQEEKNKKDSLFHDDNLMASILDLVMAGTETIATTLQWSILLMMKYPEIQKKVQEEIGRTVKAGSWATYEDRKNMPYTNAVLHEVQRFITLLPHVPRCTAVDTHFRGYFLPKGIIVIPSLTSVLLDKTQWETPHQFNPNHFLDAEGNFVKKGAFLPFSTGRRNCIGESLAKMELFVFFVGLLQTFTFRPQPGVSESDLDLTVPQTTFTLRPQPQATCAILRE; encoded by the exons atgtcttttttaatttcatttctctctgATCCTGTATTAGTTTGTCTGCTGTGTGCCGCAGTATTATTAGCTGTAGCCTATTTTTCAGCTGGCtataaaaattcagcttttaaattaCCTCCTGGTCCAACTCCTCTTCCGATCATTGGTAACCTGCACTTGGTGGATCTTAGAAGGCAAGATAAATCACTAATGAAG CTTGCAGAAAAATATGGCCCCATCTTCACCCTCCACTTTGGGTTCCAGAAAGTTGTGGTCCTGACTGGGTACGAAGTTGTGCGAGAGGCGCTTGTGAACTACACAGAGGAGTTTGTAGACAGACCATCCATCCCAATATTTGACCAAATTCAGAACGGAAACG GTCTGTTCTTCTCCATCGGGGAGCTGTGGAGGACAACGCGGAGATTCACCGTGTCCAGCATGCGCAACCTCGGCATGGGGAAACAAATGATAGAAGGCAGAATCTTTGAGGAGCTTCACTTCCTCATCGAGATGATCAAATCCTTCAAAG GGGAACCTTTCAGCCTGCCGTCCTTCAACTGCGCTCCCATCAACGTCACCTTCGTCATGCTCTTTGGGGACAGGTTTGACTACAAGGACCCAACCTTTCTCACTCTCTTAAGACTCATAGATGAAGTCATGATTCTTCTGGGATCCCCGAATTTAAAC tATTTCAATTTCTACCCATTCCttggatttcttttcaaaacccACAAGATTATGCTTAAGAAAATCGAAGATGTGCGTGTCATTTTAAGGCAATACATGAAGGCAAGCAGGGAGGATATCAACGAGAACAGTGTGAGGAGCTACATCGATGCACTGATATTCAAGCAACAAGAG GAGAAGAACAAGAAAGACAGCCTCTTCCATGATGACAACTTAATGGCATCCATACTTGATCTGGTCATGGCTGGGACAGAGACTATTGCCACCACGCTCCAGTGGTCCATCCTGCTCATGATGAAATACCCAGAGATTCAAA AAAAGGTTCAGGAGGAGATTGGGAGAACAGTcaaagctgggagctgggccACGTACGAGGACAGGAAGAACATGCCCTACACCAACGCGGTGCTGCACGAGGTGCAGAGGTTCATCACCCTCCTGCCACACGTGCCCCGCTGCACTGCTGTTGACACCCACTTCAGGGGCTACTTCCTTCCCAAG GGTATAATTGTAATCCCATCCCTTacctcagtgctgctggatAAGACACAATGGGAGACACCACATCAGTTCAACCCCAACCACTTTCTCGATGCTGAAGGGAATTTTGTGAAGAAAGGAGCTTTCCTGCCCTTCTCCACAG GGCGACGGAACTGCATCGGAGAAAGCCTGGCCAAGATGGAGCTCTTTGTCTTCTTTGTAGGGCTGCTCCAAACATTCACTTTCCGACCCCAGCCAGGAGTTTCAGAGTCTGACCTGGACCTCACCGTCCCCCAAACGACTTTCACATTAAGGCCTCAGCCTCAGGCAACCTGCGCCATCCTGCGGGAATAA